A region of Hyalangium minutum DNA encodes the following proteins:
- a CDS encoding DoxX family membrane protein, giving the protein MPPLDSPQFPLWMLQVLPAAFLAITFVQSGLDKVFDWKGNLGYVTSVFSKVPVMKSQPAFLLFTLTLLEVAAGFLSAAGVIALVATGSPKLACAGGIVSGVTLLSLLFGQRVAKDYAGAAGLAPYFLISLASVYFNRG; this is encoded by the coding sequence ATGCCGCCGCTCGACTCGCCTCAGTTCCCCCTGTGGATGCTGCAGGTCCTGCCCGCTGCCTTCCTGGCCATCACCTTCGTTCAATCCGGCCTGGACAAGGTCTTCGATTGGAAGGGCAACCTCGGCTACGTGACGTCGGTCTTCTCCAAGGTGCCGGTGATGAAGAGCCAGCCGGCGTTCCTGCTGTTCACCCTGACACTGCTGGAGGTGGCGGCGGGGTTTCTCAGCGCCGCGGGCGTCATCGCCCTGGTGGCCACCGGCAGCCCAAAGCTGGCGTGCGCCGGGGGAATAGTGTCGGGGGTGACTCTGCTGTCGCTGCTCTTCGGCCAGCGCGTGGCCAAGGACTACGCGGGCGCGGCGGGTCTCGCTCCTTACTTCCTTATCAGCCTGGCGTCGGTCTACTTCAACCGGGGATGA
- the xdhA gene encoding xanthine dehydrogenase small subunit, with product MDRLRFYLNDRLVEESGLSPTTTVLRYLRDRAHLTGTKEGCAEGDCGACTVAVLEHDGKGGQVLRAINSCLLLLPMVQGKRVYTVESLKESGRYHLVQESLARSLGSQCGYCTPGVTMALLEACHRKDLDEAWKLDAQMCGNLCRCTGYRPIREATQEVAGRAPSDRFARALAETKPEPMELSYEAGPQRFFTPATLSALWDVLDANPDARFVVGGTDLSLEVTKRFAEPPLLVSLEALRELRTLEPRSGGHRIGSGVWLTELEDYSCGKLPPLERMIRYFGARQIKNRATVGGNLCTASPIGDLAPVLIALGAQAVLLSRAGERRMPLDEFFVSYRRTALQRGEILGFVDLPAQPSGARSIAYKVSKRRELDISSVSAGFRVVVDVAGQVTEARLAYGGMAARPARARKTEEALVGKPWTEASVEAALPRLEEDFTPLKDHRGSAWYRAQVAKNLLRGFFEETLTDPSPRLQERHAATVQVR from the coding sequence ATGGATCGGCTGCGCTTCTATCTCAACGATCGGCTCGTGGAGGAGTCGGGGCTCTCTCCCACCACCACGGTGCTGCGGTACCTGCGAGACCGCGCCCACCTGACTGGCACCAAGGAAGGCTGTGCCGAGGGCGACTGCGGCGCCTGCACGGTGGCCGTGCTGGAGCACGATGGCAAGGGCGGCCAGGTGCTCAGGGCCATCAACTCGTGTCTGCTGCTGCTGCCCATGGTCCAGGGCAAGCGCGTCTACACCGTGGAGTCGCTCAAGGAGAGCGGGCGCTATCACCTGGTGCAGGAGTCGCTGGCCCGCTCGTTGGGCTCCCAGTGTGGCTACTGCACACCCGGAGTGACCATGGCGCTCCTGGAGGCCTGCCACCGCAAGGACCTCGACGAGGCCTGGAAGCTGGACGCGCAGATGTGCGGTAACCTCTGCCGCTGCACGGGCTACCGGCCCATTCGTGAGGCCACCCAGGAAGTCGCGGGTAGGGCGCCTTCGGATCGCTTCGCCCGGGCCCTGGCGGAGACGAAGCCCGAGCCCATGGAGCTGAGCTACGAGGCCGGGCCGCAGCGCTTCTTCACCCCGGCCACTCTTTCGGCACTGTGGGACGTGCTCGATGCGAACCCGGATGCCCGCTTCGTGGTGGGCGGCACGGACCTGTCGCTCGAGGTGACCAAGCGCTTCGCGGAGCCGCCGCTGCTGGTGTCCCTGGAGGCACTGCGCGAGCTGCGCACGCTGGAGCCGCGCTCGGGCGGGCACCGCATCGGCTCGGGGGTGTGGCTCACGGAGCTGGAGGACTACTCATGCGGCAAGCTCCCGCCGCTGGAGCGGATGATCCGCTACTTCGGTGCGCGGCAGATCAAGAACCGCGCGACGGTGGGGGGCAACCTGTGCACGGCGTCTCCCATTGGGGACCTGGCGCCGGTGTTGATCGCCCTGGGGGCGCAGGCGGTGCTGCTCTCGCGCGCGGGTGAGCGGCGCATGCCCCTGGACGAGTTCTTCGTGAGCTACCGCCGCACCGCGTTGCAGCGGGGAGAAATCCTCGGCTTCGTGGATCTGCCCGCGCAGCCCTCGGGGGCGAGGAGCATTGCGTACAAGGTGTCGAAGCGGCGTGAGCTGGACATCAGCTCCGTGTCCGCAGGCTTCCGGGTGGTGGTGGACGTGGCGGGGCAGGTGACGGAGGCGCGGCTGGCCTACGGAGGCATGGCCGCCCGGCCGGCACGTGCGCGGAAGACCGAGGAGGCGCTCGTCGGGAAGCCCTGGACGGAGGCGAGCGTGGAGGCGGCGCTGCCCCGGCTCGAGGAGGACTTTACTCCGCTGAAGGATCATCGCGGCTCGGCGTGGTACCGGGCTCAGGTTGCGAAGAATCTCCTCCGAGGGTTCTTCGAGGAGACGCTCACGGATCCGTCGCCCCGGCTCCAGGAGCGCCACGCTGCCACGGTTCAGGTGAGGTGA
- a CDS encoding dipeptidyl-peptidase 3 family protein, translated as MIALLLSAALAAAPQAQPAESANKSAPATAKTFLKERIGNQAYAQIFAPGVAGLSPEDKRVAWYMTLAAHAGEDIGYDQLGWKLVGIKRLLECVYLYGLEGAGGPGLFDKKFKNYLTRFYAETGNHDQVTGHKFVPEFTAGELEAAAVRAFRAGAPVGMKDEYALRTWLKEVQPTLFDASFEPTLISKSPPAGQDMLTASASTSYGPGVTLAEVEKFQEKNPLNSRVVKENGKLVEQIFRAGDNKIAPGLYAPELSRVNASLTEAMKSASAKQKPVLAKLIRYFQTGNPKDWEAYNIAWLKADTVVDGNIGFIETYVDPRGQKGQWEALINYRNAEENQIMELIGKKAQYFEDRMPWPDTYKRKKVTLPVAKAVDFVATHPQPPAGINLPNEQNLREKYGSKSILVANVMDAASALRRLPLAVEFSRTSEDRAQAQKYSVTARKWLVAFHEVLGHASGQVDKKKLGKQLPSALLKEYDNTLEEARADLVALWHAFDPALTELSPDAEKIAQQMYRDFLVEGLTNLARVDKGDSFEEDHQRGHHMTVNFLVEKGAVKQEVEKGHTYWVVTDYAKMRQAVGELLSRLMVIKATGDYEGIRTLVTQKGIKFDPKLRDEVVQRVKAADVPAVLFIAAPRLIPVVDDKGQVTDLKVDTTQGFLEQHLERSVLGKLSPEEATKAAVRLASSPDALKEVYKSIGAPARGDTPAKDAATKPGSKRGAKGTGR; from the coding sequence ATGATCGCCCTCCTCCTGTCCGCCGCGCTGGCCGCCGCCCCCCAGGCACAGCCAGCCGAGTCCGCGAACAAGAGCGCCCCGGCCACCGCGAAGACGTTCCTCAAGGAGCGCATTGGCAACCAGGCCTATGCGCAGATCTTCGCGCCGGGTGTGGCTGGACTCTCCCCCGAGGACAAGCGCGTCGCCTGGTACATGACCCTGGCGGCCCATGCGGGCGAGGACATTGGCTATGACCAGCTCGGCTGGAAGCTCGTGGGCATCAAGCGGCTGCTCGAGTGCGTCTACCTCTATGGCCTGGAGGGTGCGGGCGGCCCGGGCCTCTTCGACAAGAAGTTCAAGAACTACCTCACGCGCTTCTATGCGGAGACGGGCAACCATGACCAGGTGACCGGGCACAAGTTCGTCCCGGAGTTCACCGCGGGCGAGCTGGAGGCTGCTGCCGTGCGCGCCTTCCGTGCCGGTGCGCCCGTGGGCATGAAGGACGAGTACGCCCTGCGTACCTGGCTCAAGGAGGTGCAGCCGACCCTCTTCGATGCCTCCTTCGAGCCCACCCTCATCTCCAAGTCGCCCCCGGCCGGGCAGGACATGCTCACGGCCTCGGCGAGCACCTCGTACGGGCCCGGCGTGACGCTGGCCGAGGTGGAGAAGTTCCAGGAGAAGAACCCGCTCAACTCGCGCGTGGTGAAGGAGAACGGGAAGCTGGTGGAGCAGATCTTCCGCGCCGGAGACAACAAGATTGCTCCCGGCCTCTACGCGCCGGAGCTGTCGCGCGTGAACGCCAGCCTCACCGAGGCCATGAAGTCCGCCAGCGCCAAGCAGAAGCCGGTGCTGGCCAAGCTCATCCGTTACTTCCAGACGGGCAACCCCAAGGACTGGGAGGCCTACAACATCGCCTGGCTGAAGGCGGACACGGTGGTGGACGGCAACATCGGCTTCATCGAGACGTACGTGGATCCGCGCGGGCAGAAGGGCCAGTGGGAGGCCCTCATCAACTACCGCAACGCCGAGGAGAACCAGATCATGGAGCTCATCGGCAAGAAGGCCCAGTACTTCGAGGACCGGATGCCCTGGCCGGATACCTACAAGCGCAAGAAGGTGACGCTCCCGGTGGCCAAGGCCGTGGACTTCGTGGCCACCCACCCACAGCCCCCTGCCGGCATCAACCTGCCCAACGAGCAGAACCTCCGCGAGAAGTACGGCAGCAAGAGCATCCTCGTGGCCAATGTGATGGATGCGGCCTCGGCGCTGCGGCGGCTGCCGCTGGCCGTCGAGTTCTCCCGCACGTCCGAGGATCGCGCCCAGGCCCAGAAGTACTCCGTCACCGCGCGCAAGTGGCTGGTGGCCTTCCACGAGGTGCTCGGGCACGCCTCTGGACAGGTGGACAAGAAGAAGCTGGGCAAGCAGCTGCCCTCGGCGCTCCTCAAGGAGTACGACAACACGCTGGAGGAGGCCCGCGCGGACCTCGTGGCGCTCTGGCACGCCTTTGATCCGGCGCTCACCGAGCTGTCCCCGGACGCCGAGAAGATCGCCCAGCAGATGTACCGCGACTTCCTCGTGGAGGGGCTCACCAACCTGGCCCGCGTGGACAAGGGGGACTCCTTCGAGGAGGACCACCAGCGCGGCCACCACATGACCGTGAACTTCCTGGTGGAGAAGGGCGCGGTGAAGCAGGAAGTGGAGAAGGGCCACACGTACTGGGTGGTGACCGACTACGCGAAGATGCGCCAGGCCGTGGGCGAGCTGCTCTCCCGGCTCATGGTCATCAAGGCTACCGGTGACTACGAGGGCATCCGCACCCTGGTGACGCAGAAGGGCATCAAGTTCGATCCCAAGCTGCGAGACGAGGTGGTCCAGCGCGTGAAGGCCGCGGACGTGCCCGCGGTGCTCTTCATCGCCGCGCCCCGGCTCATCCCCGTGGTGGACGACAAGGGCCAGGTGACGGACCTCAAGGTGGACACCACGCAGGGCTTCCTGGAGCAGCACTTGGAGCGCAGCGTGCTCGGCAAGCTGTCGCCCGAAGAGGCCACCAAGGCTGCGGTGCGCCTTGCCAGCTCCCCGGACGCCTTGAAGGAGGTCTACAAGTCCATTGGCGCGCCCGCCCGCGGTGACACGCCCGCCAAGGATGCCGCCACGAAGCCCGGCTCGAAGCGTGGGGCGAAGGGCACGGGACGCTGA
- the xdhB gene encoding xanthine dehydrogenase molybdopterin binding subunit, which produces MGAIPSERPSQESELRTPLHAPSLHESGLKHTSGEALYVDDLPAPQGLLTGQVIASPHAHARVVRRDARKALALPGVHAVFFAQDIPGVNDVCPVRGVHDEPLLATDEVHCVGQAVAFVVAESAALCRKASALVEVEYEVLPACLTIREAIEQNRFIPHPFFPTHHVIRRGEPEAALMAAPVRIQGECMTGAQDHFYLETQVSLAVLEEDGALRLWSSTQHPSEVQEKVAEVLGLGRHQVTVEVPRMGGGFGGKETQAAGFAALAALGASVTRRPVKVWLNRDQDMEQTGKRHPFWARYDAGFSEDGQLLALKAELVSDGGWSNDLSHAILDRALFHMDNTYFLPNVEVAGRVARTNQPSNTAFRGFGGPQGMYVVEEILNRAAERLALDPAELRRKNYYREVPENQTHYGQAVEGNRIPRIHAELMASSEYQRRRAEIEQFNATSKWTKRGIGYQPVKFGISFTTSFLNQAGALVVIYADGTVQLNHGGTEMGQGLHTKMRAVCAHELGLPVEHVRVMTTATDKVPNTSATAASSGADLNGMAVKAACEELRSRLRPVAAKLLQVEGQPERVVFSDGKAFVPGLAQRALLFEEVTRAAYASQISLSATGYYKTPDIGYDRMTGRGKPFHYYAFGGAVVEVEVSGLTGEHRIRRVDILHDVGSSLVPTIDKGQVEGGFVQGVGWLTCEEVLINDKGRLLTHSPDTYKIPALGDTPEDFRVDLLQRAPQDNTIHGSKAVGEPPFMLAIGAVTALRHAIGAFGPPRTEVQLASPATPEAILRAVEAARTVPR; this is translated from the coding sequence ATGGGTGCCATTCCTTCTGAGCGTCCTTCCCAGGAGTCCGAGCTCCGCACTCCGCTGCATGCCCCCTCGCTCCACGAGAGCGGGCTGAAGCACACCAGCGGCGAGGCCCTCTACGTCGATGATCTGCCCGCGCCTCAGGGCCTGCTGACCGGGCAAGTGATTGCCTCGCCCCACGCCCATGCGAGGGTGGTGCGCCGGGATGCGCGCAAGGCGCTCGCGCTCCCGGGCGTGCACGCGGTTTTCTTCGCCCAGGACATCCCTGGGGTGAACGACGTGTGCCCCGTGCGAGGCGTGCACGACGAGCCGCTGCTGGCCACGGACGAGGTGCACTGCGTAGGGCAGGCCGTGGCGTTCGTGGTGGCGGAGAGCGCGGCCCTGTGCCGGAAGGCCTCCGCGCTGGTGGAGGTGGAGTACGAGGTGCTGCCCGCGTGCCTCACCATCCGCGAGGCCATCGAGCAGAACCGGTTCATTCCCCACCCGTTCTTCCCCACCCACCACGTCATCCGCCGAGGCGAGCCGGAGGCGGCGCTCATGGCCGCGCCGGTGCGCATCCAGGGCGAGTGCATGACGGGCGCGCAGGACCACTTCTACCTGGAGACGCAGGTGTCGCTGGCGGTGCTGGAGGAGGACGGGGCGCTGCGCCTCTGGTCCTCCACGCAGCACCCGTCCGAGGTGCAGGAGAAGGTGGCGGAGGTGCTGGGGCTGGGCCGGCACCAGGTGACGGTGGAGGTGCCGCGCATGGGCGGCGGCTTCGGAGGCAAGGAGACGCAGGCGGCGGGCTTCGCGGCGCTCGCGGCGCTGGGAGCCTCCGTGACGCGGCGGCCGGTGAAGGTGTGGCTGAACCGCGACCAGGACATGGAGCAGACGGGGAAGCGCCACCCGTTCTGGGCCCGGTATGACGCGGGCTTCTCCGAGGACGGCCAGCTGCTGGCGCTCAAGGCGGAGTTGGTGTCCGACGGCGGGTGGAGCAACGACTTGTCCCACGCCATCCTGGACCGGGCACTGTTCCACATGGACAACACGTACTTCCTGCCGAACGTGGAGGTGGCGGGCCGGGTGGCGCGGACAAACCAGCCCTCCAATACAGCGTTCCGCGGCTTCGGTGGGCCGCAGGGCATGTACGTGGTGGAGGAGATCCTCAACCGCGCCGCCGAGCGGCTGGCGCTGGATCCGGCCGAGCTCCGGCGGAAGAACTACTACCGCGAGGTGCCGGAGAACCAGACGCACTACGGGCAGGCGGTAGAGGGCAACCGGATTCCGCGCATCCACGCGGAGCTGATGGCCTCCAGCGAGTACCAGCGCCGCCGGGCGGAGATCGAGCAGTTCAATGCCACCTCGAAGTGGACGAAGCGGGGCATTGGCTACCAGCCGGTGAAGTTTGGCATCTCGTTCACCACGAGCTTCCTCAACCAGGCCGGAGCGCTCGTCGTCATCTACGCGGATGGCACGGTGCAGCTGAACCACGGCGGCACGGAGATGGGGCAGGGCCTGCACACGAAGATGCGGGCGGTGTGCGCGCACGAGCTGGGCCTGCCGGTGGAGCACGTGCGGGTGATGACCACGGCGACGGACAAGGTGCCCAACACCTCGGCGACGGCGGCCTCCAGCGGCGCGGACCTGAACGGCATGGCCGTCAAGGCGGCGTGCGAGGAGCTGCGCAGCCGGCTGCGCCCGGTCGCCGCGAAGCTGCTGCAGGTGGAGGGACAGCCGGAGCGCGTGGTGTTCTCGGACGGGAAGGCCTTCGTCCCGGGGCTGGCCCAGCGTGCGCTGCTCTTCGAGGAGGTGACGCGGGCGGCGTACGCATCCCAGATTTCGCTGTCCGCGACGGGGTACTACAAGACGCCGGACATCGGGTACGACCGGATGACGGGACGGGGCAAGCCCTTCCACTATTACGCCTTCGGTGGCGCGGTGGTGGAGGTGGAGGTGTCCGGCCTCACGGGCGAGCATCGCATCCGCCGCGTGGACATCCTGCACGACGTGGGCAGCTCGCTGGTGCCGACGATCGACAAGGGCCAGGTGGAGGGCGGGTTCGTCCAGGGGGTGGGCTGGCTGACGTGCGAGGAGGTCCTCATCAACGACAAGGGGCGGCTCCTGACGCACTCGCCGGACACGTACAAGATCCCCGCACTGGGGGACACGCCCGAGGACTTCCGCGTGGACCTGCTGCAGCGGGCGCCCCAGGACAACACCATCCATGGGAGCAAGGCGGTGGGCGAGCCCCCATTCATGCTCGCCATTGGCGCGGTGACGGCGCTGCGGCACGCGATTGGGGCCTTCGGGCCGCCGCGCACCGAGGTGCAGCTCGCGTCGCCCGCGACGCCCGAGGCCATTCTCCGCGCCGTCGAGGCGGCTCGAACTGTACCGCGATGA
- a CDS encoding AI-2E family transporter: MASDLVARRVFVGLIVASILLLALVVQPFAKGFFLAAVLAGALYGAHKKLTRLLRNRPQLSAGLLCFAVVVALLLPLTGFTAFVVTEAADGVKYVRETLKAEGVEGLKDRLPGPLRSLAEKALERFQVEEMQLDEKLQEQVSTSGGTAAKAVTGAVAATGSFAFQTVMMLIAFFFFLVDGKALVEWLESVSPLKRGQTAEILREFRLVATSVLVSSVATAGVQAVAALVGYLIARVPVPFFFAAVTFFLALIPAIGAAVVCLAAAGLLLVTGHQWMALFLAIWGVVVVGLADNVVKPLLVKRGLDMHGAIVFFALLGGLATFGTVGLLLGPLIVAFFLALVRIYERDYGRPSSRPTDPATPPT; this comes from the coding sequence ATGGCTTCGGACCTGGTTGCCCGGCGCGTCTTCGTCGGACTCATCGTCGCTTCGATCTTGCTGCTGGCGCTCGTCGTCCAGCCCTTCGCCAAGGGCTTCTTCCTGGCGGCGGTGCTCGCCGGAGCGCTCTATGGCGCCCACAAGAAGCTGACCCGGCTGCTGCGCAACCGGCCCCAGCTGTCCGCGGGGCTGCTGTGCTTCGCCGTCGTCGTGGCGCTGCTGCTGCCCCTCACGGGCTTCACGGCCTTCGTCGTCACGGAGGCGGCGGACGGCGTGAAGTACGTCCGGGAGACGCTGAAGGCCGAGGGGGTCGAGGGCCTCAAGGATCGCCTCCCAGGTCCCCTGCGCAGCCTCGCCGAAAAGGCCCTGGAGCGCTTCCAGGTCGAGGAGATGCAGTTGGACGAGAAGCTCCAGGAGCAGGTGAGCACCTCGGGAGGAACGGCCGCCAAGGCCGTCACGGGCGCGGTGGCTGCCACCGGCTCGTTCGCCTTCCAGACGGTGATGATGTTGATCGCCTTCTTCTTCTTCTTGGTCGACGGCAAGGCGCTGGTGGAGTGGCTCGAGAGCGTCTCGCCCCTCAAGCGCGGGCAGACGGCGGAGATCCTCCGTGAGTTCCGCCTCGTGGCCACCTCCGTGCTGGTGTCCTCGGTGGCCACCGCGGGCGTGCAGGCCGTGGCCGCGCTGGTGGGCTACCTCATCGCCCGGGTGCCCGTGCCCTTCTTCTTCGCCGCGGTGACGTTCTTCCTGGCGCTCATCCCCGCCATCGGCGCGGCGGTGGTGTGCCTTGCGGCGGCCGGGCTGCTGCTCGTCACCGGGCACCAGTGGATGGCGCTCTTCCTGGCCATCTGGGGCGTGGTGGTGGTGGGCCTGGCAGACAACGTGGTGAAGCCCCTGCTGGTGAAGCGAGGCCTGGATATGCACGGCGCCATCGTCTTCTTCGCGCTGCTGGGAGGGCTCGCCACGTTCGGGACGGTGGGCCTGCTGCTGGGCCCGCTCATCGTCGCCTTCTTCCTGGCGTTGGTGCGCATCTACGAGCGCGACTACGGTCGGCCTTCTTCTCGGCCCACGGATCCGGCCACCCCGCCCACCTGA